GCAGGACGTGCCCAAGGGCATCTATAACGTGACCAACCCCGGAGCGGTAACCACTTCGCAGGTGGTCGACCTGATCAAGAGTTCCGGCGTGAACGGCAAGGAGTTCAAGTTCTTCGAATCGGAGGACGACTTCATGTCCAAGGCCGCCAAGACGCCGCGTTCGAACTGCATACTCGACGATTCCAAGCTCAAGGCCGCGGGAGTGGTCATGCGCCCTGTGGAGGAAGCCTTGGAGTGGTCGCTCAAGAACTGGAAGAAGGCCTAAACGGAGCATTTCCCTATGAAATCTATACTTGTAACAGGAGGCTGCGGCTTCATTGGTTCAAATTTCGTGCGCGTGCTGCTTCGGGACGGCGCGGCCCTGCTCAAGGCGTCCGGCTACGACCGGATCGTCAATGTCGACTCGCTCACCTACGCCGGCAATCCCGCCAACCTGAGCGACCTGGCAGACTCTCCGGAGTACGTCTTTTCCGAGACCAGCATTCTGGACCAGGCCAAGATATCCTCCCTGCTGGAGGAGTATTCGGTTGGCTCGATCGTCCACTTCGCGGCGGAAAGCCACGTGGACCGCTCCATCGACACTCCTGAACCTTTCGTGGAAACCAACGTTACCGGCACGCTTCGCATGCTGGAGGCGGCCCGCCACTTCTGGTCCGGCCTTGAAGGCGAAGCCAAGTCAGGCTTCCGCTTCCTCCACGTCTCTACCGACGAGGTGTTCGGCACTCTCGGTCCCAACGACCCCGCCTTCTGCGAGACCACGCCTTATGCCCCGAACAGCCCTTACTCGGCGTCCAAGGCGTCCAGCGACTTCCTGGTGCGCGCCTACTTCCATACCTACGGCATGCCGGTGGTCACCACCAACTGCTCCAACAACTACGGCCCGTTCCAGTTCCCGGAGAAGCTGATCCCGCTCGT
This DNA window, taken from Pelagicoccus albus, encodes the following:
- the rfbB gene encoding dTDP-glucose 4,6-dehydratase; this encodes MKSILVTGGCGFIGSNFVRVLLRDGAALLKASGYDRIVNVDSLTYAGNPANLSDLADSPEYVFSETSILDQAKISSLLEEYSVGSIVHFAAESHVDRSIDTPEPFVETNVTGTLRMLEAARHFWSGLEGEAKSGFRFLHVSTDEVFGTLGPNDPAFCETTPYAPNSPYSASKASSDFLVRAYFHTYGMPVVTTNCSNNYGPFQFPEKLIPLVTLNALEAKPLPIYGDGKQIRDWLFVEDHCTGILAALEKGALGETYCIGGRSEMENIQIVKRICSLLDELAPVSANESAQKAGIAKYEDLITYVKDRPGHDRRYAINCERSEKECGWVPAETFDSGIRKTVQWYLDNQDWCKDIAEKKYARERLGQA